Proteins encoded by one window of Microtus pennsylvanicus isolate mMicPen1 chromosome 18, mMicPen1.hap1, whole genome shotgun sequence:
- the Sec11a gene encoding signal peptidase complex catalytic subunit SEC11A isoform X1, with product MLSLDFLDDVRRMNKRQLYYQVLNFGMIVSSALMIWKGLMVITGSESPIVVVLSGSMEPAFHRGDLLFLTNRVEDPIRVGEIVVFRIEGREIPIVHRVLKIHEKQNGHIKFLTKGDNNAVDDRGLYKQGQHWLEKKDVVGRARGFVPYIGIVTILMNDYPKFKYAVLFLLGLFVLVHRE from the exons ATGCTGTCTCTAGATTTCCTAGATGATGTGCGGCGGATGAACAAGAGACAG CTATACTACCAAGTCCTAAATTTTGGAATGATTGTCTCCTCGGCACTAATGATCTGGAAGGGGCTAATGGTGATAACCGGAAGTGAAAGTCCAATTGTAGTGGTGCTCAG TGGCAGCATGGAGCCCGCGTTTCACAGAGGGGACCTCCTTTTCCTAACGAACCGTGTCGAAGATCCCATACGAGTGGGAGAAATCGTCGTCTTCAGGATAGAAGGAAGAGAGATTCCTATAGTGCATCGAGTCTTGAAGATCCATGAAAA GCAAAACGGGCATATCAAGTTTCTAACCAAAGGAGATAATAATGCCGTTGACGACCGAGGTCTCTATAAACAAGGACAACACTGGCTAGAGAAGAAAGACGTTGTAGGAAGAGCGAGGGG ATTTGTTCCTTATATTGGAATTGTGACAATCCTCATGAATGACTATCCTAAATTTAAG TATGCAGTACTGTTTCTGCTGGGTTTATTTGTGCTGGTCCATCGTGAGTAA
- the Sec11a gene encoding signal peptidase complex catalytic subunit SEC11A isoform X2, which produces MLSLDFLDDVRRMNKRQLYYQVLNFGMIVSSALMIWKGLMVITGSESPIVVVLSGSMEPAFHRGDLLFLTNRVEDPIRVGEIVVFRIEGREIPIVHRVLKIHEKQNGHIKFLTKGDNNAVDDRGLYKQGQHWLEKKDVVGRARGYYQENRSVEDRTYLFLILEL; this is translated from the exons ATGCTGTCTCTAGATTTCCTAGATGATGTGCGGCGGATGAACAAGAGACAG CTATACTACCAAGTCCTAAATTTTGGAATGATTGTCTCCTCGGCACTAATGATCTGGAAGGGGCTAATGGTGATAACCGGAAGTGAAAGTCCAATTGTAGTGGTGCTCAG TGGCAGCATGGAGCCCGCGTTTCACAGAGGGGACCTCCTTTTCCTAACGAACCGTGTCGAAGATCCCATACGAGTGGGAGAAATCGTCGTCTTCAGGATAGAAGGAAGAGAGATTCCTATAGTGCATCGAGTCTTGAAGATCCATGAAAA GCAAAACGGGCATATCAAGTTTCTAACCAAAGGAGATAATAATGCCGTTGACGACCGAGGTCTCTATAAACAAGGACAACACTGGCTAGAGAAGAAAGACGTTGTAGGAAGAGCGAGGGG ATATTATCAGGAGAACAGATCAGTGGAGGACAGGACTT ATTTGTTCCTTATATTGGAATTGTGA